A genomic stretch from Candidatus Hydrogenedentota bacterium includes:
- a CDS encoding M20/M25/M40 family metallo-hydrolase: MQVTRDMLAFALGKRWASWGVLVFLTGWTVFQVHAFRAPDPLGDTAPPDQFSAARAMRHVEEIAREPHPIGTPENARVRAYLEQELAGLAAKAPELGVELETDRAYVERDVRRPPYLVCLVENVLARIPGTAPGKAVLLMAHYDSTPYGPGAADDASGVAAMLETARALVADAQAGRRLENDVILLFTDGEEAGVLGAQAFRKHRWYNDVGLVLNFEARGYYGPSFMFETSPRNGWLIRGFAKAAPYPVASSFMYDIAGRMPTSTDYRILKQDGVPGLNFAFIGGIKYYHTENDDAEHIDRGSVQHHGSYALALTRYFGREDLTRIASEDYTYFNVLGFHLALYPSSWTWPLCAGVTALFLMVAGWGLCRGVFTWRGAAWGVLALPLCLVLTMLPVAAMVAAGWAFQREYIVYNSGWYLGAALAFTLGLFSVLYAGLRRRVLTQDLHLGALFWWCALAVLLAALLPGGAYLATWPAAASLLMLGGGALLARRGRPGAAVLWMATCALPIISMLVPTIVGFHYAVTVIPAPFWMAFVVLTAALLSPLVALAGAVGARLLHRAVFGAAALLFLWALLSLRFTPDHPKMNSLCYGLNFDRHQAVWMSSDDDLDEWTSQFFPSGLPRASVRDFRPDIAESYLRAPAPLAMVPEPEIRLVEERMDGGMRRLRLHIRSGRAAPRIRIEAGPQTEVCAAWLNGIQLGPDGYDPQARPGQPWWVQYEGRSEAGLDLEVRVSRRSPVEFTLFEESFGVPAIPQVSYTPRPAHMVTEPNTIEWWRRFRSNVTYTVKTWRMEETPPA, encoded by the coding sequence GTGCAAGTGACGCGAGACATGCTGGCGTTCGCGCTGGGCAAGCGCTGGGCGTCATGGGGGGTGCTTGTTTTTCTCACGGGGTGGACTGTTTTTCAGGTGCATGCCTTCCGCGCCCCGGACCCGCTCGGCGACACCGCGCCGCCGGACCAATTCTCGGCCGCCCGGGCGATGCGTCACGTCGAAGAGATCGCGCGCGAGCCGCATCCCATTGGCACGCCGGAGAATGCGCGCGTGCGCGCCTACCTCGAGCAAGAGCTGGCCGGGCTTGCCGCTAAGGCGCCGGAGCTGGGCGTCGAGTTGGAAACGGACCGCGCCTATGTCGAGCGCGATGTGCGGCGGCCGCCGTACCTTGTCTGCCTGGTCGAGAACGTGCTCGCGCGGATTCCCGGCACGGCGCCGGGCAAGGCCGTGCTTCTCATGGCGCACTATGATTCGACGCCCTATGGTCCCGGGGCCGCGGACGACGCCTCGGGCGTGGCCGCAATGCTCGAGACCGCGCGGGCGCTTGTCGCGGACGCGCAGGCCGGCCGCCGCCTCGAAAACGACGTCATACTCCTATTCACGGACGGCGAGGAGGCGGGCGTGCTCGGGGCGCAGGCATTCCGGAAGCACCGCTGGTACAACGACGTGGGGCTTGTGCTCAATTTCGAGGCGCGCGGCTATTACGGGCCGTCCTTCATGTTCGAGACAAGCCCGAGGAACGGGTGGCTGATCCGGGGATTCGCCAAGGCGGCGCCGTACCCGGTCGCATCGTCGTTCATGTATGACATCGCGGGGCGCATGCCGACGAGCACCGACTACCGTATCCTGAAACAGGACGGCGTGCCCGGATTGAACTTCGCGTTCATCGGCGGCATCAAGTACTACCACACGGAGAACGACGATGCAGAGCATATAGACCGCGGCTCGGTACAACACCACGGCAGTTACGCGCTCGCCTTGACGCGGTATTTCGGGCGGGAAGACCTGACCCGCATCGCCAGCGAAGACTACACCTATTTCAACGTCCTTGGATTTCATCTGGCGCTGTATCCCTCAAGTTGGACATGGCCCCTGTGCGCCGGGGTGACCGCGCTTTTTCTTATGGTGGCCGGTTGGGGCCTGTGCCGCGGCGTGTTCACGTGGCGCGGCGCGGCGTGGGGCGTGCTCGCGCTGCCCTTGTGTCTCGTTCTGACCATGCTGCCCGTTGCGGCCATGGTCGCGGCGGGCTGGGCGTTCCAGCGGGAATACATCGTCTACAACAGCGGCTGGTACCTGGGCGCGGCGCTGGCGTTTACTCTAGGCCTGTTCAGCGTGCTTTACGCCGGGTTGCGCAGGCGGGTTCTCACGCAGGACCTGCATCTGGGCGCGCTTTTCTGGTGGTGCGCGCTGGCGGTGCTGCTTGCAGCGCTGCTTCCCGGCGGCGCGTATCTGGCCACATGGCCGGCCGCGGCGTCTCTGCTGATGCTGGGCGGCGGCGCGCTGCTCGCCCGGCGGGGCCGGCCCGGCGCGGCGGTCCTGTGGATGGCGACCTGCGCGCTGCCCATTATCAGCATGCTTGTCCCCACGATTGTTGGTTTCCACTACGCGGTAACCGTGATACCCGCGCCATTCTGGATGGCGTTCGTGGTGCTGACCGCGGCGTTGCTGTCGCCGCTGGTCGCGTTGGCGGGGGCCGTTGGCGCGCGCCTGCTGCATCGTGCGGTGTTCGGCGCGGCGGCCCTTCTGTTTCTATGGGCGCTGCTGAGCCTGCGGTTCACGCCCGACCATCCGAAAATGAACAGTCTCTGTTACGGACTGAATTTCGACCGGCACCAAGCCGTCTGGATGAGCAGCGACGACGATCTCGACGAGTGGACCAGCCAGTTCTTCCCCAGCGGCTTGCCGCGGGCGTCCGTGCGTGATTTCCGGCCCGACATCGCGGAGAGCTACCTGCGCGCGCCCGCGCCGCTTGCGATGGTCCCCGAGCCGGAAATCCGGCTGGTTGAGGAGCGGATGGACGGGGGGATGCGCCGGTTGCGCCTGCACATTCGCTCCGGGCGCGCGGCGCCGCGTATCCGCATCGAGGCGGGCCCGCAGACGGAGGTCTGCGCTGCCTGGCTCAACGGCATTCAACTGGGGCCGGATGGCTACGACCCGCAGGCGCGCCCGGGCCAGCCCTGGTGGGTGCAGTATGAAGGCCGGTCTGAGGCGGGCCTTGACCTGGAAGTCCGCGTGAGCCGGCGCAGCCCGGTCGAATTCACCCTGTTCGAGGAAAGCTTCGGCGTGCCGGCTATCCCCCAAGTTTCCTACACGCCGCGCCCCGCGCACATGGTCACCGAACCGAACACCATCGAATGGTGGCGCCGTTTCCGGAGCAACGTGACCTACACCGTCAAGACCTGGCGCATGGAAGAAACGCCGCCCGCGTAA
- a CDS encoding homocysteine S-methyltransferase family protein, with protein sequence MRFLQAIKTQVLVLDGATGTMIQDLGLGDEDFGGPDFRMCSDLLCFSRPGGMRDIHLAYLRAGANAIETNTFGASPLRLGEYDFSKLDLAHFEHVPYDIDLRRLTHEEFAYYLSRRGAEIAVEAVEQYAREPAYDGRPLFVVGSIGPSNRVVSNTKATLARATFDEIADNFYRQVLGLVDGGAQVLLFETQQDVLETKAAVWGGVRAMTERGARLPILCQVTVDQFGKMQIFNTDIHAALVTLQDIGIDAFGINCSIGPDLMEKTVEKIARYSPLPISVVPNAGLPVSENGRTVFRFPPEEFARIQRRFVEEYGVTIVGGCCGTTPEHIRVLAREVGGLTPRPRSVEPGLFVSGPQEAVPLDSSKALIRFGERLNVRGSKKVRDAVESGAGIDHDALEEVIREQVNELGCEVIDVCMDSNVVETASALKEVVHVQTTDFKAAMCLDSFEVRALADAIKVYPGRPVVNSISMEEYEPGVPKVDAVIEATRFHAPLYVGLCTGPGGPGATADEKVALARQIIARARDKHGVAPGRLLIDVNVFPIGSESEEGMNFAAESLEAIRRVKELCPETHAIVGVGNLTNGLQKKPYMRTVLTSVFLDEARKRGLDAAIINPNHYVFVRDLDPSDYELGLRVVLERDMDAFAELETIAEAKKGVAVQKRVSYDDLPAEKAITEKVKDGFKQREKGAFEFKGRTYEYHDRIVLQVAEAIARHAPLDFINEYLMGAMQELGDGFGRGEVSLPHLLKSADVMRACMGFLEAYMRHESGIDVHSKIEYKGTVVVGTVYQDVHSIGKDLARTLLENYGYRVIDLGTMTPLQRYLDAAKEHHADAIGMSALLVQTSNHMITVSKMMLEQGLGHLHVLVGGAPVSDRHAAFVAMAGQDDPAQMRGNVFYCRTAMDGVNVMNRLCSREALDPYLEANKAKLVRRLEHAQQRAAREEALLQTLPRRVVSFNGRQLPPEPRFRLRRVDFSLREFAAHIDRKTLYSLNWRFGGASSRERKGHSLEQLNALFDEWTEKAARNDWVRAQGVFGIYPCQSEGDTLILFDPDQPGREVARLDFTTVIGAGNEDLVSGAQYFDSRQSGVVGACGVQLSSSGPNTGAVLDEFRATGDSESLLYLQGLSDRTAEDMADYLHQLQRELLGVPEHCGTRWSPGYPGMTNITNNRVIHELLDGAAQIGVRLTDACEFQPTGTTGAIVSFHPDARYN encoded by the coding sequence ATGCGATTCCTCCAGGCGATCAAGACACAGGTGCTCGTGCTCGATGGGGCAACGGGCACGATGATACAGGACCTTGGCCTCGGCGACGAGGACTTCGGTGGTCCGGATTTCCGCATGTGCTCGGACCTGCTCTGTTTTTCGCGGCCCGGCGGCATGCGGGATATCCATCTCGCGTACCTGCGCGCGGGCGCGAACGCGATCGAGACCAACACCTTCGGCGCGTCGCCGCTCCGCCTCGGCGAATACGATTTCTCGAAACTGGACCTGGCGCATTTCGAGCATGTTCCCTACGACATCGACCTGCGCCGGTTGACCCATGAGGAATTCGCCTATTACCTGAGCCGGCGCGGCGCTGAGATTGCCGTCGAAGCGGTCGAGCAATACGCGCGCGAGCCCGCTTACGATGGGCGGCCTTTGTTTGTCGTCGGCTCCATCGGTCCGTCAAACCGGGTCGTCTCAAATACAAAGGCGACGCTCGCCCGCGCCACATTTGACGAGATTGCGGACAATTTCTACCGGCAGGTTCTGGGCCTGGTCGACGGCGGCGCGCAGGTGCTCCTGTTCGAGACGCAGCAGGACGTGCTGGAGACGAAGGCGGCGGTCTGGGGCGGCGTGCGCGCCATGACCGAGCGCGGCGCGCGCTTGCCGATTCTTTGCCAGGTGACCGTCGACCAGTTTGGCAAGATGCAGATTTTCAACACGGATATCCACGCCGCGCTCGTGACCCTGCAGGACATCGGAATCGACGCGTTTGGCATCAATTGCTCGATCGGGCCGGACCTGATGGAAAAGACGGTCGAAAAGATTGCGCGCTACAGCCCGCTGCCCATTTCGGTCGTGCCGAACGCCGGCCTGCCCGTGTCCGAGAACGGGCGCACCGTGTTCCGGTTCCCGCCCGAGGAATTCGCGCGGATTCAACGGCGCTTCGTCGAAGAATACGGCGTCACTATCGTCGGCGGCTGCTGCGGCACCACGCCCGAGCATATTCGCGTGCTGGCGCGCGAAGTCGGCGGCCTGACGCCCAGACCGCGCAGTGTCGAGCCCGGGTTGTTCGTTTCCGGGCCGCAGGAAGCGGTGCCGCTGGACAGTTCGAAGGCGCTTATCCGCTTCGGCGAGCGCCTGAACGTGCGCGGTTCGAAGAAGGTGCGGGACGCCGTCGAGAGCGGCGCCGGCATCGACCACGACGCCCTCGAAGAGGTCATTCGCGAGCAGGTGAACGAACTGGGCTGCGAAGTGATCGACGTGTGCATGGACTCGAACGTTGTGGAAACCGCGTCGGCCCTGAAGGAGGTGGTGCACGTCCAGACCACGGATTTCAAGGCGGCCATGTGCCTCGATTCGTTCGAAGTGCGCGCGCTCGCCGATGCGATCAAGGTCTATCCCGGCCGGCCTGTCGTGAACTCGATCTCCATGGAGGAATACGAACCAGGCGTGCCGAAGGTGGACGCCGTCATCGAGGCGACGCGTTTCCACGCGCCGCTGTATGTCGGATTGTGCACCGGCCCGGGGGGGCCCGGCGCAACCGCGGACGAAAAGGTCGCGCTTGCGCGGCAGATTATCGCACGCGCGCGCGACAAGCATGGCGTCGCGCCCGGCAGGCTCTTGATCGACGTGAACGTGTTTCCCATCGGTTCCGAATCCGAGGAGGGAATGAATTTCGCCGCCGAATCGCTCGAGGCGATCCGGCGCGTGAAGGAACTTTGCCCGGAAACACACGCGATCGTGGGGGTCGGCAACCTCACGAACGGCCTGCAGAAGAAACCCTACATGCGGACCGTGCTCACGTCTGTGTTCCTCGACGAGGCGCGCAAGCGGGGGCTTGACGCGGCGATTATCAATCCGAATCACTACGTGTTCGTGCGCGACCTCGACCCGAGCGATTACGAACTGGGCCTGCGCGTCGTGCTGGAACGCGACATGGACGCATTCGCGGAGCTCGAGACCATTGCGGAGGCAAAGAAGGGCGTCGCCGTTCAGAAGCGCGTCAGCTATGACGACCTGCCGGCAGAAAAAGCCATAACGGAGAAGGTCAAGGATGGGTTCAAGCAGCGTGAAAAGGGCGCGTTCGAGTTCAAGGGACGCACCTATGAGTACCACGATCGCATCGTCCTGCAAGTGGCGGAAGCGATCGCGCGCCACGCGCCGCTGGATTTCATCAATGAGTATTTGATGGGCGCGATGCAGGAACTGGGCGACGGTTTCGGCAGGGGCGAGGTCTCGCTGCCGCACCTGCTCAAGTCGGCGGACGTCATGCGCGCGTGCATGGGCTTTCTCGAAGCATACATGCGCCATGAATCCGGCATCGACGTGCACAGCAAGATCGAATACAAAGGCACGGTCGTTGTCGGAACCGTCTACCAGGACGTACACTCGATCGGGAAGGACCTCGCGCGCACGCTCCTCGAAAACTACGGCTACCGTGTGATCGATCTCGGTACGATGACGCCGCTCCAACGGTACCTTGATGCCGCAAAGGAGCACCATGCCGACGCGATCGGCATGTCCGCTCTGCTGGTGCAGACTTCGAACCACATGATCACCGTCTCCAAGATGATGCTCGAACAAGGGCTTGGCCACCTGCACGTACTGGTCGGCGGCGCGCCCGTGAGCGACCGGCACGCGGCGTTTGTCGCCATGGCGGGCCAGGATGACCCGGCGCAGATGCGCGGGAACGTGTTCTATTGCCGCACCGCCATGGACGGCGTGAACGTGATGAACCGGCTGTGCTCCCGCGAAGCACTGGACCCGTATCTCGAAGCAAACAAGGCAAAGCTGGTCCGGCGGCTTGAGCACGCCCAGCAGCGCGCGGCCCGGGAAGAAGCGCTTCTCCAGACGCTGCCGCGCCGCGTGGTCAGTTTTAATGGGCGCCAGTTGCCCCCGGAACCGCGGTTCCGGCTGCGGCGCGTCGATTTCAGCCTGCGCGAATTCGCGGCGCATATCGACCGGAAAACGCTGTACTCGCTCAATTGGCGTTTTGGCGGCGCAAGCTCGCGGGAGCGCAAAGGGCATTCATTGGAGCAGTTGAACGCGCTTTTCGACGAGTGGACCGAGAAGGCGGCACGCAACGACTGGGTGCGCGCGCAGGGCGTGTTCGGCATCTACCCATGCCAGTCCGAAGGCGACACGCTGATTCTCTTCGACCCGGACCAGCCGGGCCGTGAAGTGGCGCGCTTGGATTTTACCACGGTCATCGGCGCGGGCAACGAAGACCTGGTCAGCGGCGCGCAGTACTTCGATTCGCGCCAAAGCGGCGTGGTCGGCGCGTGCGGCGTGCAACTCAGCAGCAGTGGCCCGAACACCGGCGCCGTGCTGGACGAATTCCGCGCCACCGGCGATTCGGAATCCCTGCTGTATCTGCAGGGGTTGTCGGACCGGACCGCGGAGGACATGGCCGATTACCTGCACCAGCTTCAACGGGAACTGCTCGGCGTGCCGGAGCACTGCGGCACACGCTGGTCACCTGGTTATCCCGGCATGACAAACATTACGAACAATCGAGTGATCCACGAACTGCTCGACGGCGCCGCGCAGATCGGCGTGCGCCTGACCGACGCTTGTGAATTTCAGCCGACGGGTACGACCGGCGCTATCGTTTCTTTTCATCCGGATGCACGGTACAATTAA